The Streptomyces sp. NBC_01775 genome includes a region encoding these proteins:
- a CDS encoding SDR family NAD(P)-dependent oxidoreductase — MNATTAPQSATTPDSTSPAPPIQPAPPTRPRTVVVTGAGTGIGRATARAFAAEGAHVIAVGRRESPLAEAATEPGAGTITPLAADITHEDAPARITAAALEATGRLDVLVNNAAVVGSGDLAHCTRAEIDSQFATNLTAPVLLAQAALPALKAAPGGGVIVNVSTSVGQRAWPGNSVYAATKAALELLTRSWAVDLAPHGVRVAAVAPGAIETPIGAHRGLTPEQSEAIRAWQIAHTPLGRRGTPQEVAWAVRQLAAPEASFVTGVILPVDGGAVVA, encoded by the coding sequence ATGAACGCCACCACCGCGCCGCAGAGCGCCACCACCCCGGACAGCACATCGCCCGCACCGCCCATACAGCCCGCACCGCCCACCCGCCCCAGGACCGTCGTCGTCACCGGCGCCGGTACGGGCATCGGACGGGCCACCGCGCGGGCCTTCGCCGCCGAAGGGGCGCACGTGATCGCCGTCGGGCGCCGCGAGAGCCCCCTCGCGGAGGCCGCCACGGAGCCCGGCGCGGGCACCATCACCCCGCTCGCGGCCGACATCACCCACGAGGACGCCCCGGCCCGCATCACCGCCGCCGCGCTGGAGGCCACCGGACGCCTCGACGTACTGGTCAACAACGCGGCCGTCGTGGGCTCCGGCGACCTGGCGCACTGCACCCGCGCGGAGATCGACAGCCAGTTCGCCACCAACCTCACAGCGCCCGTGCTGCTCGCCCAGGCGGCGCTGCCCGCGCTCAAGGCCGCGCCCGGCGGCGGGGTGATCGTCAACGTCAGCACGTCCGTGGGCCAGCGGGCCTGGCCCGGCAACTCCGTCTACGCCGCGACCAAAGCGGCCCTGGAACTGCTCACCCGCAGCTGGGCCGTCGACCTGGCCCCGCACGGCGTACGCGTCGCCGCCGTCGCGCCCGGCGCCATCGAGACGCCGATCGGCGCGCACCGCGGCCTCACCCCCGAGCAGAGCGAGGCCATCCGCGCCTGGCAGATCGCTCACACCCCGCTGGGCCGACGGGGCACGCCGCAGGAGGTGGCCTGGGCCGTTCGGCAGCTGGCGGCGCCGGAGGCGTCGTTCGTCACCGGCGTTATCCTGCCGGTCGACGGGGGCGCCGTGGTGGCGTAG
- a CDS encoding DUF1304 domain-containing protein — MSILATVVVLAIAVLHVYILVVEMFLWTGPRARATFGTTSEFATATKSLAANQGLYNGFLAAGLVWGAVAADPVGFQAKVFFLACVAVAGVYGAATSARKILFVQTVPALIGLALVLAAH; from the coding sequence ATGTCGATCTTAGCCACCGTCGTGGTGTTGGCCATCGCTGTCCTGCACGTTTACATCCTCGTCGTGGAGATGTTCCTGTGGACCGGCCCGCGGGCCCGGGCCACGTTCGGGACGACCAGTGAGTTCGCCACCGCCACGAAATCCCTCGCCGCCAACCAGGGGCTGTACAACGGCTTCCTGGCCGCCGGTCTTGTGTGGGGTGCGGTGGCGGCCGACCCTGTGGGGTTCCAGGCGAAGGTGTTCTTCCTTGCCTGCGTGGCCGTGGCCGGTGTGTACGGGGCAGCCACCTCCGCCCGCAAGATCCTCTTCGTACAGACCGTGCCCGCGCTCATCGGCCTGGCGCTGGTGCTCGCAGCCCACTGA
- a CDS encoding heme ABC transporter ATP-binding protein — MPGLPGFRRQRTLPAEPLAPGAPAAAARGASVRLAGRTVVDGVELSVAAGEVLALVGPNGAGKSTLLAALAADLPLSGGEIDIAGRAAHTWTPRELATRRAVLPQAAALAFPFTVEEVVRMGRAPWTGTPREDEDEAAVAEAMAATEVTGFAGRPFSALSGGERARVALARVLAQRAPLLLLDEPTAALDLRHQELVLALCRERAAAGDAVAVVLHDLGLAAAYADRVAVLADGRLTAHGPPAETLTPDRLTEVYRHPVEVLDHPRTGAPLILPARPGAPRGHGG; from the coding sequence ATGCCAGGACTTCCGGGCTTCCGCAGACAGCGCACGCTTCCCGCCGAGCCCCTCGCCCCGGGCGCACCGGCCGCCGCGGCGCGCGGCGCGTCCGTACGGCTGGCCGGCCGGACGGTGGTGGACGGGGTGGAGCTCTCCGTCGCGGCCGGGGAAGTGCTGGCCCTGGTCGGGCCGAACGGGGCGGGCAAGTCCACGCTGCTGGCCGCCCTCGCCGCCGATCTGCCCCTCTCCGGGGGAGAGATCGACATCGCGGGGCGCGCGGCGCACACGTGGACGCCCCGCGAACTGGCGACGCGCCGCGCCGTGCTCCCCCAGGCCGCCGCCCTGGCCTTCCCGTTCACCGTGGAGGAGGTCGTCCGCATGGGCCGCGCGCCCTGGACCGGCACCCCGCGCGAGGACGAGGACGAGGCGGCAGTCGCCGAGGCGATGGCCGCGACGGAGGTCACCGGGTTCGCCGGGCGCCCCTTCTCCGCGCTCTCCGGCGGCGAGCGCGCCCGCGTCGCGCTGGCCCGCGTGCTGGCGCAGCGCGCCCCGTTGCTGCTGCTGGACGAGCCGACGGCGGCGCTGGACCTGCGCCACCAGGAACTGGTCCTCGCCCTGTGCCGGGAGCGGGCCGCCGCGGGGGACGCGGTGGCGGTCGTCCTGCACGACCTGGGGCTGGCCGCCGCCTACGCGGACCGGGTCGCCGTCCTCGCCGACGGCCGTCTCACCGCTCACGGCCCACCGGCCGAAACCCTCACCCCCGACCGCCTCACCGAGGTCTACCGCCACCCGGTGGAGGTCCTCGACCACCCCCGTACGGGCGCCCCGCTGATCCTCCCGGCCAGGCCGGGCGCACCGCGCGGCCACGGCGGCTGA
- a CDS encoding heme/hemin ABC transporter substrate-binding protein, translating to MHQRPRVLGAFAATLALALALSGCGGSAGTGAARSGTDGGKGAAHSSADRAEPLSGPAPAPALPTRVKSADGHRVEVRSAARIVPLTGSLSEIVYSLGLGKRVVARDITTTFAQAKKLPVVTRAHDVSAESVLSLKPTLVLAETTTGPAEAIGQIRAAGIPVVVLKPAQKLVDAGTRIDAVAAALGVREAGERLRARTDKRIDAVRENRPAGGKRPRVAFLYLRGSASVHLLGGARSGASSLIEAAGGVDAGKESGLKKDFTPITSEALAKAAPDVILVMAKGLESVDGVDGLLKIPGVAETPAGQQRRIASIDDGILLSYGPRTDKVLTDLTGQLHKAGTS from the coding sequence GTGCATCAACGACCCCGTGTGCTGGGGGCGTTCGCCGCCACGCTCGCCCTGGCGCTCGCCCTGTCCGGCTGCGGCGGCTCCGCCGGCACCGGTGCGGCGCGCTCGGGGACGGACGGCGGCAAGGGCGCCGCGCACTCCTCGGCCGACCGCGCCGAGCCCCTTTCGGGCCCGGCCCCGGCGCCCGCACTGCCCACGCGGGTGAAGTCGGCCGACGGGCACCGGGTGGAGGTGCGCAGCGCCGCGCGGATCGTGCCGCTGACCGGCTCGCTCTCGGAGATCGTCTACAGCCTCGGGCTCGGGAAGCGGGTCGTGGCCCGCGACATCACCACCACGTTCGCGCAGGCCAAGAAGCTGCCGGTCGTCACGCGCGCCCACGATGTGTCCGCCGAGAGCGTGTTGTCCCTCAAACCGACGCTCGTCCTCGCCGAGACCACCACGGGACCCGCCGAGGCGATCGGCCAGATCCGCGCCGCGGGCATCCCCGTCGTCGTGCTCAAGCCGGCCCAGAAGCTGGTGGATGCCGGCACCCGGATCGACGCGGTGGCCGCGGCGCTCGGCGTGCGCGAGGCGGGCGAGCGGCTGCGCGCCCGCACGGACAAACGCATCGACGCCGTACGTGAGAACCGCCCCGCCGGGGGCAAGCGCCCCCGCGTCGCCTTCCTCTATCTGCGCGGCTCGGCCTCCGTCCATCTGCTGGGCGGCGCCCGCTCCGGCGCCTCCTCCCTCATCGAGGCGGCGGGCGGCGTGGACGCGGGCAAGGAGTCGGGCCTGAAGAAGGACTTCACCCCGATCACGAGCGAGGCCCTCGCCAAGGCGGCGCCCGACGTGATCCTCGTGATGGCCAAGGGCCTTGAGTCGGTCGACGGCGTCGACGGCCTGCTCAAGATCCCCGGCGTCGCGGAGACCCCGGCCGGCCAGCAGCGTCGCATCGCCTCCATCGACGACGGCATCCTCCTCAGCTACGGCCCCCGCACGGACAAGGTCCTGACGGACCTGACCGGGCAACTCCACAAGGCCGGCACCTCATGA
- a CDS encoding RtcB family protein: protein MSHTEMPGARVPIRMWADPSTVEEGALQQLRNVATLPWIKGLAVMPDVHYGKGATVGSVIAMHGAVCPAAVGVDIGCGMSAVRTSLTANDLPGDLSRLRSKIEQAIPVGRGMHDEPVEPGEVHGLRTSGWDDFWSRFDGVAESVRFRRERALKQMASLGGGNHFIEVCVDTTDAVWLMLHSGSRNIGKELADFHIGVARDLPHNQGLVDRDLAVFVADTPQMAAYRHDLFWAQEYAKHNRALMMGLLKNVVRKEFKKAKPVFEDTISCHHNYVAEERYDGMDLLVTRKGAIRAGGGEFGIIPGSMGTGSYIVKGLGNAASFNSASHGAGRRMSRNAAKKRFSERDLAEQTQGVECRKDSGVVDEIPGAYKPIERVIDQQRDLVEVVAKLKQVVCVKG from the coding sequence ATGTCTCATACCGAGATGCCCGGAGCCCGGGTACCTATCCGGATGTGGGCGGACCCGTCCACGGTGGAGGAGGGTGCGCTCCAGCAGCTGCGGAACGTGGCGACGCTTCCCTGGATCAAGGGGCTCGCGGTGATGCCGGACGTGCACTACGGCAAGGGTGCGACGGTCGGCTCCGTCATCGCGATGCACGGGGCGGTCTGTCCGGCCGCCGTGGGCGTCGACATCGGCTGCGGCATGTCCGCCGTGCGGACCTCGCTCACCGCGAACGACCTGCCCGGTGACCTCTCGCGGCTCCGGTCCAAGATCGAGCAGGCCATTCCCGTCGGGCGGGGCATGCACGACGAGCCGGTGGAGCCGGGCGAGGTGCACGGGCTGCGGACCTCCGGCTGGGACGACTTCTGGTCGCGCTTCGACGGGGTGGCCGAGTCGGTGCGCTTCCGGCGGGAGCGGGCCCTCAAGCAGATGGCGTCGCTCGGCGGGGGCAACCACTTCATCGAGGTGTGCGTGGACACCACGGACGCCGTGTGGCTGATGCTGCACTCGGGCTCGCGGAACATCGGCAAGGAGCTGGCGGACTTCCACATCGGCGTCGCCCGAGACCTGCCGCACAACCAGGGCCTCGTCGACCGCGACCTGGCCGTCTTCGTCGCGGACACCCCGCAGATGGCGGCCTACCGCCACGACCTGTTCTGGGCGCAGGAGTACGCCAAGCACAACCGGGCGCTGATGATGGGCCTGCTCAAGAACGTAGTGCGCAAGGAGTTCAAGAAGGCGAAGCCCGTCTTCGAGGACACCATCTCCTGCCACCACAACTATGTCGCCGAGGAGCGCTACGACGGCATGGACCTGCTGGTCACCCGGAAGGGCGCGATCCGGGCCGGCGGCGGCGAGTTCGGGATCATCCCGGGCTCGATGGGCACCGGCTCGTACATCGTCAAGGGCCTGGGCAACGCGGCCTCCTTCAACTCCGCCTCGCACGGCGCCGGCCGGCGCATGAGCCGGAACGCGGCCAAGAAGCGCTTCTCGGAGCGCGACCTGGCCGAGCAGACGCAGGGCGTGGAGTGCCGTAAGGACTCCGGGGTGGTGGACGAGATTCCCGGCGCCTACAAGCCGATCGAGCGCGTGATCGACCAGCAGCGGGACCTGGTGGAGGTCGTCGCGAAGCTGAAGCAGGTCGTCTGCGTCAAGGGGTGA
- a CDS encoding sugar transferase has protein sequence MPVALLFQQAGRPHALAATIAVCVAWLCVLTAHQRYGLRFLGESRGLLTTLHDWLTLVGLLAVVRVLTSESSPPAVALLAVTPAPVLTALCRSLTHRHLTAQRRQARAVHRALVVGEARAVDRVVEQLASRTDHPYVVIGAVPVGESVPRSGIPEAGQLAGSDRGDDGQAVLAAARRHSAETVLVAPGSLLYGERLRALSWTVHDAGLPLVIASGLADVALRRVRPSTAAGLHLLHVDPPVRRGPQLVLKAALDRAGAALGLALLAPLFALLALAVRMDSDGPALYRQTRVGHRGRPFTMWKFRSMAVDADRLRTHLTPSNDVDGPLFKMRADPRVTRLGRLLRRTSLDELPQLVNVLRGEMSLVGPRPPLPDEVDAYEGPALRRLLVKPGLTGPWQVGGRSDLSWDESLALDLRYADNWSLTTDLDLLARTFRAVVDGRGAY, from the coding sequence GTGCCCGTCGCGCTCCTCTTCCAGCAGGCGGGCCGGCCGCACGCCCTGGCGGCCACCATCGCGGTCTGTGTGGCGTGGTTATGCGTGCTGACCGCACACCAGCGCTACGGGCTCCGCTTCCTGGGTGAGTCCCGGGGGCTGCTCACCACGCTGCACGACTGGCTCACGCTGGTCGGCCTGCTCGCCGTGGTCCGCGTGCTGACCAGCGAGAGCTCACCGCCCGCCGTCGCGCTGCTCGCGGTGACACCGGCGCCCGTACTGACGGCCCTGTGCCGCTCGCTGACGCACCGCCACCTCACCGCGCAGCGCCGTCAGGCGCGCGCCGTGCACCGGGCGCTGGTCGTCGGGGAGGCGCGCGCCGTCGACCGGGTGGTGGAACAGCTCGCCAGCCGTACGGACCACCCGTACGTCGTCATCGGCGCCGTGCCCGTCGGCGAGTCCGTGCCGCGCAGCGGCATCCCGGAGGCGGGGCAGCTCGCCGGGTCCGACCGCGGGGACGACGGACAGGCCGTGCTGGCCGCCGCTCGGCGCCACAGCGCGGAGACCGTGCTCGTCGCGCCCGGCTCGCTGCTGTACGGCGAGCGGCTGCGCGCCCTGTCGTGGACGGTGCACGACGCCGGATTGCCGCTGGTCATCGCCTCGGGGCTGGCCGATGTCGCCCTGCGCAGGGTGCGGCCCTCGACGGCCGCCGGGCTGCACCTGCTGCACGTGGACCCGCCGGTGCGGCGCGGCCCGCAGCTCGTGCTCAAGGCGGCGCTCGACCGCGCCGGCGCGGCGCTCGGACTCGCCCTGCTCGCCCCGCTGTTCGCGCTGCTCGCGCTGGCGGTGCGGATGGACTCGGACGGGCCCGCGCTCTACCGCCAGACCCGGGTGGGGCACCGGGGCCGGCCCTTCACCATGTGGAAGTTCCGCTCCATGGCCGTCGACGCCGACCGGCTGCGCACCCATCTCACCCCGTCGAACGACGTGGACGGGCCGCTGTTCAAGATGCGCGCCGACCCGCGCGTGACCCGCCTCGGCCGGCTGCTGCGGCGTACCTCGCTCGATGAGCTGCCGCAGCTCGTGAACGTGCTACGCGGGGAGATGTCCCTGGTGGGGCCCCGGCCGCCGCTGCCGGACGAGGTCGACGCCTACGAGGGACCCGCGCTGCGGCGGCTGCTGGTCAAGCCGGGGCTCACCGGGCCCTGGCAGGTCGGCGGCCGGTCCGACCTGTCCTGGGACGAGAGCCTGGCCCTGGACCTGCGCTACGCGGACAACTGGTCGCTGACGACCGACCTCGACCTGCTGGCCCGTACGTTCCGGGCCGTGGTGGACGGGCGGGGGGCGTACTGA
- a CDS encoding FecCD family ABC transporter permease, with protein sequence MSAPTHPDATSGADATSGADATSGPDGASGAKTGPGAESTPSPVVTTSDGDAISPPPGSTGSGRRPRARRGVAAVLTVALAGALGVLALVSAGIGAYEIPVVDVLGSLAHRAGVGGAPLDRVAESVLWNVRLPRVVLALLVGASLGCAGALMQGVFGNPLAEPGVIGISAGAAVGAVAAISLGLSFFGNWTVTACAFVAGLGTVLLVYALSRSGGRTEVVTLILTGIAVNAFAGALIGLFVFFADSAQVTQITFWQLGSLAQATWPKVLAVLPCALAGLLAAPFYARKLDLLALGERPARHLGVDVERLRIALVLVVALLTAAAVAVAGVITFVGLLVPHLLRMAAGPGHRFLVPGSALGGAVVLVAADLAARTVAQPAELPLGVLTALLGSPFFFWLLRRTRRKQGGWA encoded by the coding sequence ATGAGCGCCCCGACCCACCCGGACGCCACGTCCGGCGCGGACGCCACGTCCGGCGCGGACGCCACGTCCGGCCCGGACGGGGCGTCCGGCGCGAAGACCGGCCCCGGCGCGGAGTCCACCCCCTCTCCGGTCGTCACCACTTCAGACGGTGACGCCATATCACCACCACCCGGGAGCACGGGCTCAGGGCGTCGGCCTCGTGCGCGGCGCGGTGTCGCCGCGGTGCTCACCGTCGCGCTGGCGGGCGCGCTGGGCGTGCTGGCACTCGTCTCGGCCGGGATCGGCGCCTACGAGATTCCCGTGGTGGATGTTCTCGGGTCGCTCGCGCACCGGGCCGGGGTGGGTGGGGCGCCGCTCGACCGGGTGGCGGAGAGCGTGCTGTGGAACGTGCGGCTGCCGCGGGTCGTGCTGGCGCTGCTCGTCGGGGCCTCGCTCGGGTGCGCGGGGGCGCTGATGCAGGGCGTGTTCGGGAACCCGCTGGCGGAGCCGGGGGTCATCGGCATCTCCGCCGGGGCCGCGGTGGGCGCCGTCGCCGCGATCTCGCTCGGGCTGAGCTTCTTCGGCAACTGGACGGTGACCGCCTGCGCGTTCGTGGCGGGGCTGGGCACCGTGCTGCTGGTGTACGCGCTGTCGCGCTCGGGCGGGCGCACGGAGGTCGTGACGCTCATCCTGACCGGCATCGCCGTCAACGCGTTCGCCGGTGCGCTCATCGGCCTGTTCGTCTTCTTCGCGGACAGCGCGCAGGTCACCCAGATCACCTTCTGGCAGCTCGGTTCGCTGGCGCAGGCGACCTGGCCCAAGGTGCTTGCTGTGCTGCCCTGCGCGCTCGCCGGGCTGCTGGCCGCGCCGTTCTACGCCCGCAAGCTCGACCTGCTGGCGCTGGGCGAGCGGCCCGCACGGCACCTGGGCGTCGACGTGGAGCGGCTGCGGATCGCGCTGGTGCTCGTCGTCGCGCTGCTGACGGCCGCCGCAGTCGCGGTCGCCGGCGTCATCACCTTCGTCGGGCTGCTCGTCCCGCATCTGCTGCGGATGGCGGCCGGGCCCGGACACCGGTTCCTGGTACCGGGCAGCGCGCTGGGCGGAGCCGTGGTGCTGGTCGCCGCCGACCTCGCGGCGCGCACGGTCGCCCAGCCCGCCGAGCTTCCGCTGGGCGTGCTGACGGCGCTGCTGGGCAGCCCGTTCTTCTTCTGGCTGCTGCGCAGGACGCGGCGCAAGCAGGGCGGCTGGGCGTAG
- a CDS encoding HtaA domain-containing protein: protein MTVNSRTERTRSRGGAIALAAATATVLGATAFALPASALSDAGSGAAASDAKAAAGIPLKNGTLDWGIKKSFRDYLTGPIANGEITVADGAKTNEDGSFRFTDGTGSYDTGTHAVTTAFKGSVHLYGHEGKLDLKLSDLKVVTEGKSGSLSADVDKGTGKDGSGKPEESKDDVELATLDLTDVKPGTGEGGEMTFAGIPASLTEAGSEAFDKYYPGGEKLDPASLAVTPASSGGANGSNTAGGSANGGNAGSGNGGSTSTGSTSGGSGDGGTTDGSSGGSAGPGDEKPASGEIADGNLDWGVKASFRKYVKGPIAKGKIEMSDGAKTTKSGYRFPKGSGDYQPDDLNAAFKGGVRFLGHKESGSYTLDLTLSHFRVEAAGTKGNLVADVRSKDRESGKVSTYDGLSVASLKLKSGALDPEKDVVSLKDVPATLTEDGAKAFAGFYEEGEKLDPVTAAVSLDENAELPGAGDGGSDSGSGSGGAEPASVGGAGTVGGSGDSGALASTGTGLPSASVMGGALTLAALGGAAVYAARRRTGGAATPNES, encoded by the coding sequence ATGACCGTCAATTCACGTACTGAACGCACCCGTTCGAGAGGCGGCGCCATCGCGCTGGCCGCGGCGACGGCGACGGTGCTCGGCGCCACCGCCTTCGCGCTGCCCGCCTCGGCGCTGTCCGACGCCGGCTCCGGCGCTGCGGCCTCGGACGCGAAGGCCGCGGCCGGAATTCCGCTCAAGAACGGCACCCTGGACTGGGGCATCAAGAAGTCCTTCCGCGACTACCTCACCGGGCCGATAGCCAACGGCGAGATCACCGTCGCGGACGGCGCGAAGACCAATGAGGACGGCAGCTTCCGCTTCACCGACGGCACCGGCTCCTACGACACGGGCACGCACGCCGTCACCACCGCCTTCAAGGGCAGCGTCCACCTCTACGGCCACGAGGGGAAGCTGGACCTCAAGCTGTCCGACCTCAAGGTCGTCACCGAGGGCAAGAGCGGCTCCCTGTCGGCCGACGTCGACAAGGGCACCGGCAAGGACGGCAGCGGCAAGCCGGAGGAGAGCAAGGACGACGTCGAGCTCGCCACCCTCGACCTCACGGACGTCAAGCCGGGCACCGGCGAGGGCGGCGAGATGACCTTCGCCGGGATCCCCGCGTCGCTCACCGAAGCGGGCTCCGAGGCGTTCGACAAGTACTACCCGGGGGGCGAGAAGCTCGACCCGGCCTCCCTCGCCGTCACCCCGGCGAGCAGCGGCGGCGCCAACGGCTCGAACACCGCGGGCGGCTCCGCCAACGGTGGCAACGCGGGCTCGGGCAACGGCGGTTCGACCTCCACGGGCTCGACGTCCGGCGGCTCCGGCGACGGGGGCACCACCGACGGAAGCAGCGGCGGCTCGGCCGGGCCGGGGGACGAGAAGCCCGCCTCCGGCGAGATCGCCGACGGCAACCTCGACTGGGGCGTCAAGGCTTCCTTCCGCAAGTACGTCAAGGGCCCCATCGCCAAGGGCAAGATCGAGATGTCCGACGGCGCCAAGACCACCAAGAGCGGCTACCGCTTCCCCAAGGGCAGCGGCGACTACCAGCCCGACGACCTGAACGCCGCCTTCAAGGGCGGCGTCCGCTTCCTCGGCCACAAGGAGAGCGGCTCCTACACCCTCGACCTGACCCTCTCCCACTTCCGGGTCGAGGCCGCCGGCACCAAGGGCAACCTCGTGGCCGATGTCCGCAGCAAGGACCGCGAGTCCGGCAAGGTCTCCACCTACGACGGCCTCAGCGTCGCGAGCCTCAAGCTCAAGAGCGGAGCCCTGGACCCCGAGAAGGACGTCGTCTCCCTCAAGGACGTCCCCGCCACGCTCACCGAGGACGGCGCCAAGGCGTTCGCCGGCTTCTACGAGGAGGGCGAGAAGCTCGACCCGGTCACCGCCGCCGTCTCGCTCGACGAGAACGCCGAGCTGCCCGGCGCCGGCGATGGCGGCTCGGATTCCGGTTCCGGTTCGGGCGGCGCCGAGCCCGCCTCCGTGGGCGGCGCCGGAACGGTCGGCGGCTCGGGCGACTCCGGAGCGCTCGCCTCCACCGGCACAGGGCTGCCCTCGGCCTCCGTCATGGGCGGCGCCCTGACGCTGGCCGCGCTGGGCGGCGCCGCCGTCTACGCCGCCCGCCGCCGCACGGGAGGCGCGGCCACCCCGAACGAGAGCTGA
- a CDS encoding HtaA domain-containing protein, whose amino-acid sequence MPYPRANAGRSARRRRAPHAAVALAALVAVLPALPGPPAYAAEGGVRAAQSVRTTQAMRAARAERTVSGGRLDWGIKASFQTYVTGPIAKGRYTLANGAATAGESQFRFHSAHGDYDPDSGAFNASFWGGVHFTGHREPNGTNELDLTVSNPGVRISGGSGTLYADIRSKAKGTGTVSERARVPFASLSLKGVNMRGGKGPVALSHVPARLTAEGAKSFAGYYKAGTPLDPVSLSADLKAPSGGSGQGKGEGKKKGKGGKGSGDGKSASKGRIEDAAVDWGVRRTFREYVTGPIAKGEWKLTGGAQDGGALFRFPRGKGKYDEKKGTLDVEFSGAVHFTGKALDLSLREVTVRVEDGKGTLAAEVRQGGKTAKTGKTAEARDLITFRAKKRALEPQDDLVKVTEAPAKLTAQGARAFNGMYGKGTTMDPVSLAVALDDKAELPALPDLGSGAPSSGAKAERPKKARQAAARSDASSASSSTPLIATGAGVAVLLAAAAAFVAVRKRRAHGRTSG is encoded by the coding sequence ATGCCGTATCCACGCGCCAACGCAGGCCGCAGCGCGCGGCGTCGACGCGCCCCGCACGCGGCCGTCGCCCTGGCCGCCCTCGTGGCCGTCCTCCCGGCGCTGCCGGGACCACCCGCGTACGCGGCCGAAGGGGGCGTACGGGCAGCGCAGTCCGTACGGACAACCCAGGCCATGCGGGCAGCGCGGGCCGAACGGACCGTCTCCGGCGGCCGGCTGGACTGGGGCATCAAGGCGTCGTTCCAGACCTACGTCACCGGCCCGATCGCCAAGGGCCGCTACACGCTGGCGAACGGCGCGGCCACGGCGGGCGAGAGCCAGTTCCGCTTCCACTCGGCGCACGGCGACTACGACCCCGATTCCGGCGCGTTCAACGCCTCGTTCTGGGGCGGCGTCCACTTCACCGGCCACCGCGAACCGAACGGCACCAACGAGCTGGACCTGACCGTCAGCAACCCCGGCGTCCGTATCTCCGGCGGCTCCGGCACTCTCTACGCCGACATCCGCAGCAAGGCCAAGGGCACCGGCACCGTCAGCGAGCGCGCCCGGGTGCCGTTCGCCTCGCTCAGCCTGAAGGGCGTGAACATGCGTGGCGGAAAGGGACCCGTCGCGCTCTCCCACGTCCCCGCCCGGCTCACCGCCGAGGGCGCCAAGTCCTTCGCGGGCTACTACAAGGCGGGCACCCCGCTCGACCCGGTCAGTCTCTCCGCCGACCTCAAGGCACCCTCCGGCGGCTCCGGCCAGGGGAAGGGCGAAGGGAAGAAGAAGGGGAAGGGCGGCAAGGGCTCCGGCGACGGCAAGAGCGCGAGCAAGGGCCGGATCGAGGACGCCGCCGTCGACTGGGGTGTACGCCGGACCTTCCGCGAGTACGTCACCGGCCCGATCGCCAAGGGCGAGTGGAAGCTGACCGGCGGCGCGCAGGACGGCGGAGCCCTCTTCCGCTTCCCGCGCGGCAAGGGGAAGTACGACGAGAAGAAGGGCACTCTCGACGTGGAGTTCAGCGGCGCCGTCCACTTCACCGGCAAGGCGCTCGACCTCTCCCTCCGCGAGGTCACCGTCCGCGTCGAGGACGGCAAAGGCACCCTCGCCGCCGAGGTGCGGCAAGGCGGCAAGACGGCCAAGACGGGCAAGACGGCCGAGGCGCGGGACCTGATCACCTTCCGCGCGAAGAAGCGGGCCCTTGAGCCCCAGGACGACCTGGTCAAGGTCACCGAGGCACCCGCGAAGCTGACCGCACAGGGCGCCAGGGCGTTCAACGGGATGTACGGCAAGGGCACCACGATGGACCCGGTCTCACTCGCCGTCGCCCTCGACGACAAGGCCGAACTGCCCGCGCTGCCCGACCTGGGCAGCGGCGCCCCGTCCTCCGGCGCGAAGGCGGAACGGCCGAAGAAGGCACGGCAGGCCGCCGCACGGTCCGACGCCTCCTCGGCCTCGTCCTCGACACCGCTGATCGCCACCGGTGCGGGGGTCGCCGTACTCCTCGCGGCGGCTGCGGCGTTCGTGGCCGTACGCAAGAGGCGGGCCCACGGCCGCACTTCCGGCTGA
- a CDS encoding MerR family transcriptional regulator translates to MRIGELAQQTGTTARALRHYEQAGLLTSRRAHNGYRVYDEAAEVRVRNIRYLLEAGLTLEDAGFFTACLDGDMATAPPSQEGLRIAYERLAVLEARIAAQAAARDRLRAALRDAARPAAGAADPDDDAAVHVAAA, encoded by the coding sequence GTGCGCATCGGAGAGCTGGCACAGCAGACGGGGACCACGGCGCGGGCCCTGCGCCACTACGAGCAGGCGGGCCTGCTCACTTCGCGCCGGGCGCACAACGGCTACCGCGTCTACGACGAGGCCGCCGAGGTCCGCGTACGCAACATCCGCTACCTGCTGGAGGCCGGACTGACCCTGGAGGACGCCGGGTTCTTCACGGCATGCCTGGACGGCGACATGGCCACCGCGCCCCCTTCCCAAGAGGGCCTGCGCATCGCCTACGAGCGGCTGGCCGTGCTGGAGGCACGCATCGCGGCCCAGGCCGCGGCACGCGACCGCCTACGCGCCGCGCTGCGCGACGCCGCCCGCCCCGCCGCAGGGGCCGCCGACCCTGACGACGACGCTGCCGTGCACGTGGCGGCGGCCTGA